CTATTGAGAATGCACTTGCTGACCTGAAAAAGGCGCACGAAAGCAAAGACCTCGGGGCTATCGAAACTGCAATGACCGCTATCAACGCTGCTTGGCAGGCGGCCTCGCAAGAGATGTATGCCGCTACGCAAGGTGGCGACGCCCAGGGCCAGCCACAAGGCTACCCAGGTGGCGAAGGTCAGCCAAACGGCAACGGCCAGCAAGGCCAGCCAACTGCTGATAACGTAACCGATGTTGATTACGAAGAAGTAGGTGGCAACAAGTAAGTTGCTGCTTTAAAAAAGCCCCCAGCAATATGTTGGGGGGCTTTTTTTATATGTTTTTGTTTGAAATCAGAACAGCGTAGAGACGCGTCGTCGCAGTCGTTGTGTATCCAGTGTAGCGCGAGTTGCTCACCTATTAGGCGCGACGACGCACCCTTACGCTGTTCTATTTAAGCTATAGACACTAAGCATGAAATTCATCATCGCTGGGGCAGGAATTGGGGGATTAGCTACGGCGTTGGCCTTGCGCCAGCAGAACCACGACGTACAGGTAGTGGAAGCTGCGACTGAGCTGCGCGAAATCGGGGCGGGCGTAGTGTTGGGCGCCAATGCCATGCAGGCGCTCGACCGTTTGGGCGTGCACGATGCCGTGCGTGCTGCGGGTTTCCCCATTACTCGGATTAGCTTGCTGGATCGCCACGGCCGTATCCTCAATGACATTGATACCACGCCCTTCACCCGCCGCCTCGGCTATGAAAACCTAGCCATTCACCGCGCCGACTTACAACGGATTCTGCTGGCAAATTTGCCCCCCGACGTCGTACAGCTAGGCAAGTCGCTGGAACGGTTTGAGGAAAAAGACAACCACGTAACTGCCTATTTCACCGATGGTGAGCATCTGGAAGCGCAGGCGTTGATTGGCGCTGATGGTATTCGGTCGCGAGTGCGGCGGCAGCTACTGCCCTTTTCGCAGCCGCGCTACGCGGGCTACACCTGCTGGCGGGGCGTAATAGAAGCACAGTCGCTGAACTTGCCCGCAGGTCGCTCTACCGAAACCTGGGGCGGCAACGGACGCTTTGGCGTGGTGCCGTTAGGCAACGGACAGGTGTATTGGTTTGCCTGCATTAATAGCGCCCAAGCGCAAAATCCACAGTACCGCGCTTTCCAGTTAGCCGATTTGCAGCGGCATTTTGCCGACTACCACTCCCCTATTCCCGAGCTGCTGGCACTCACTACAAATGAGCAAGTTATCTGGGGCGATATTATTGATTTGAAGCCATTGGGGCGCTTTAACTTTGGCCGAGTGCTGCTCCTTGGCGATGCAGCCCACGCCACTACACCCAACATGGGGCAGGGCGCGGGCCAAGCCGTAGAGGATGCTGCCGTATTAGCGAGTTGTCTGGTGCAAGCCAACGGCATTGAGTCCGCCTTTCAGGCCTTTGATACCCAGCGTCGGCCGCGCACAACTCGCATTGTCAATCAATCGTGGCAGTTAGGTAAAGTGGCCCAGATGGAACAGCCGTGGCTGGTGGGCCTGCGCAATGCCGTAATGCGCCGCGTGCCCGCCACCGTAAATAATCATCAGATGGCTTTCCTGTACGAAACGGATATCTAGGTAGTCAACTCTTTCTTTTGGTCGGCGCCAGCGGCTTCCTCTAACTCCTCTTCGCGCTCCTCCTGGAAGCCATCCTTAATCTTTTCGGCGGCCTCTTCGTGGTCCTCAGCGTCGGCTTGCTCGGCATTCTCCTTCTGAATATGCTTATCGTGCGGTTCGTAGCTAAGCTTGATGTAGATGGGAAAATGGTCGGAGCCGACGTAATTGAGCCGTTGAATGTCGTCTACTTTGAAGTCGGGCGACACGAATACGTGGTCGAGGGGCCAGCGCAAAAGGGAATAGTCGGCGTGGAAAGTAGGGAGCAGACCGCGGCCCACGCGTGGGTCCATCAGACCGCTGATGCGCCGAAACAGCTCGGACGTGTGTGACCATGCCACGTCGTTCATATCGCCAAACACAACCGTAGGCTCGTCTTTCTTCTCTATTTCTTTGCCCACCAGCAGCAACTCCGCATCACGCTTGGTGCTGGTTTTGGCTTCTTGGGGTGCTGGCGGCTTGGGGTGCAAGCCATACAGCCGAATCCAGGTTTTGCCATCAGGTAGCTGCACGTGCGTATGCAGGGAAGGTACATCATCGTCGAGCAGGTACTTGATGTGGCAGTCGCGGACGGGGAGGCGCGAGAAGAACAGCAGGCCGTAGGTGTTATCGAGCGGCTCGTGACAGGTGTACGGATGGGTTTTCTCCAGCGGCCGCAGTTGCTCCAGCCACCATTTATCCGTCTCCACCGCCATGATAATATCCGGATCGATGCGCTCCAGCTCAGCCAGCGCTTCTTTGCCTTTCTTATTGAATTGCAGCACATTCATAACGGCCAGACTTAAGTGGCGGCCGTCATTATCAAGCTCCGTACTGTCGCCCACTTGCTTGCTCGCTAGCGGTGTATAAGGCACAATACGAACCAGTTGATACACCACGGCTGCAGCCAGAGCCAACAAGAGCCCGATGCCCCAATAGTCAGGCAATTTGTGCCATTCCAATACCAATCCGCCGGCAAGAGTCAGGAGGGCCAAACCGACAATTTGCAGACGCGGAAAGTCAAATACCCGTATCCACCAGGCCTCCGCGCGAAGCAGAGGAAGAAGTGTGCCTACTAGTGCCGCAACCGAAAGCAGCAGCACGAGGCCGTGCGCAAGCAGAATCCAAAGTGGTGCATCGAGGTCAGGCATGGGGCGGGAAATATTCGGAATATAAAATTTACTTGTTGAAAGAAAAAATGCCCCCCAACTGCAGCCGGGGGCATTTTACGCTATTCTTCGTTAAAGCCACCCTTTCGCAGCTCATCAATGGTACGCATTACTTTATCCTTCAGCGAGGTACGGTATTTTTCCAACGCATCTACCAGGCGAGCATTAGACAGGCCCAGAATCTGGGTAGCTAGAATAGCGGCATTGGTGGCTCCATCAATAGCCACGGTGGCCACGGGTACGCCGGTTGGCATTTGCAGCATGGACAGCGTTGAGTCGAGGCCGCGAATGGAGGTAGTGGAATTGATGGGCACGCCTATAACTGGGATGGTAGTAAAAGAAGCCACCATGCCGGGCAGGTGAGCCGCGCCTCCCCCACCAGCAATTATCACGCGCAGCCCGCGCTTGCGGGCCGATTCAGCATACTCAATCAGGCGGTGCGGGGTGCGGTGGGCCGATACTAGTGTAAACTCGTGCGGAATATTGAACTGCCGCAGCAGCTCAGCGGCGGCCATCATTACTTTGATATCAGACTGACTGCCCATAATAATGCCCACAATGGGTGTATCACGGGTTTCTTCAACTGGACTTGGAGTAGCAGGTGCGTTGGTGCTCATAGGAAAAATGGAGAAACTATAGGTGCCTCTGACGGCTGTACGCGACTTGTACGCGGCATTACCTCCGCGGTTGGTTCGTCAAACATAGCACTTTCCCGCCTTGCTCCTCTCCTGTCGCCTCGTACCTTTAGCCGCCTTCACCATGCTCCCCGCTTCATGGAAATTCTGCTTGCCACGTTCACTACGCTGTTTTCGGTCGTAAATCCGTTTGGAGCCATGCCCGTCTTTCTGACTTTAACAGAAGAAGACTCCCCCCAGGAACGGCGCCAAATTGGACTACGGGCCTGCCTTTACATGATAGCTGTGCTGACCGTGTCGTTTTTTGCGGGCCAGTATGTACTCAACTTTTTCGGCATCAATATTCACCATTTGCGCATCGCGGGGGGCATTTTGCTGATGCGCTCGGCCTTTGATCTGCTCACGCCTGGCGGCAACCGCGACCGAGTGTCGCCGGCCGCGCTGGAGGAGAGTATGCACAAGAACGATATTTCCTTCACCCCGCTGGCTATGCCGATGCTTTCCGGCCCAGGCTCTATTGCGGTGTGTATCAGCTTGTTCACGGAGCGCCTCAGCTACTTCGATATGGGCTTGATCTTCGTAGGCTTCGTGCTGGTGGCGCTGGCGGCTTATATTATTCTGATGTCGTCGCTGCGGCTCACCCGATTCTTGGGACGGCCTGGCATGGCTGCTCTGGCGCGAATTATGGGCTTTATTACGCTTGCCATCGGGGTCAATTTTATGGCTACGGCTATTAAGGCGCTGTTTCAGGAGTAGCAAAAACCGGCGGCTTAACTCGACTTTAAGCTGACGGCCGCATAGTAAGTTTCTGGGTTGTTGGAGCTATTGCTTTAGCCACGGCTGCATTCCTGCGTTGCTAGACGTACCTTTGCTTCCACGCCGCTACCCGGCATAGCATCCGCCCAAATCAGCAACCCTGTGATTAAAAACGACCTCATACTTCGGGCCGCCCGCGGCGAACAAACCGAGCGTACGCCCGTGTGGCTGATGCGCCAAGCTGGCCGTATTCTGCCTGAATATCGCGCCCTGCGTGCCCGCCTCAGCGGCTTTAAAGAACTGGTAGAAACGCCCGATCTAGCCGCTGAAGTCACGATTCAGCCCGTTGATGCGCTCGACGTCGACGCTGCCATCATCTTCTCCGACATTCTGGTGGTGCCCGATGCGATGGGCCTTACTTACGAGATGGTGGAAGCCCGCGGGCCGCTTTTCCCCGAAACCGTACGCTCCGCCGCCGACATTCAGAAGCTGCGCATCGCGGATCCGGAGGAGCATCTGGGTTATGTGCTGGAAGCTATTCGCGTTACCAAGCGCGCGCTGAATGGTCGGGTGCCGCTCATTGGTTTTGCCGGTGCTCCTTGGACTATTCTAGCGTATATGGTGGAGGGCCACGGCTCTAAAACGTTCTCTAAAGCGCGGCGCATGCTGTATGCCGAGCCGGCGTTAGCTCATCAGCTACTGGAGAAAATTACGGCTACCACTATCGCGTATTTGCAGGCGCAGGTGCAAGCGGGCGCTAATCTTATTCAGGTGTTCGACTCTTGGGCCGGGATTTTGCCCCCCAGTCATTACCGCGAGTTCAGCACCCGCTACATCGCCCAAATCTGTGAGGCGCTGCCCGATGTACCCGTGACGGTGTTTGCCAAAGGCGCTTTTTTCGCGCTGGAAGACTTCGCTCAGCTCGATTGTCAAACCATCGGCCTCGACTGGAACCAGGACCCCCGCGCCGCCCGCGCTATTATCGGCGACAACTATACGCTGCAAGGCAATCTCGACCCTTGTGCGCTCTACGGCTCCCCGGAGCAGGTGCAGGCCGCTACCATCGAGATGCTGCGCCAGTTTGGGCCTCAGCGCCACATCGCCAACCTCGGCCACGGCGTGTACCCCGATACTGATCCGGCGAATGTGCGCGTGTTTATCCAAACTGTGAAGGAGTTCAGCGCATTGGCCCGCGAGGGAACCATATAGTATTCAAACCCATAAAAAAGCCCCCCAGATCATAGTCTGGGGGCTTTTTTACGAACTTATGCCTTAGTCTCAAATTGAAACTGACCCTTCTGTTGGTACGATAACGCTTAGTAGGCCTGCTTCCTGAGCTTCTTCCAGCAATCGGTCTTTCTCAATTGGTACTACGCCAACCTGCTCGCAAACCAACCCGCCACCTAGGTTTGCCAGTGCGGCTAACACCGGCGCTTCCAGTCCTAAGGCCACGCATAAAGCAGCAATGCTGATAACGGTGTCGCCGGCCCCTGACACGTCGGAAATGGCGCGTAAGTGGGCAGGAATGTAGTTGCGACCCGTAGCCGGTGCGTCGCTGAATACACCGCGCTCAGAGAGCGTGACCAGAATAATGGCGGGCGTGAGCAACTCACGCAGGCGCTGGACGGCAGCCTCAAACTGCGGACGGTCGGCGTCGGTATCGTTGAAGTCCAGCTTTAGGCCCTCGCGCAACTCTTTCAGGTTTGGCTTGAAGAGCGTGCAATAGCGATACGCCAGAAAGTTTTTGCGCTTCGGGTCAACGACGGTTGGGATGTTGCGCTGCCGGGCCTGCGCGATGAAATGCTGAATCAGACTCTCATTGAGCACGCCTTTGTCGTAATCTTCAAATACCACTACGTCGGCTTGGGGCAGCAGCGCCTCATAGCGTGCAATGAGGTCGGCGGCCTCGGTAGCGTTGAGGTCAGTTTCTACTTCTGAGTCGATGCGCAGCAGGTGCTGGCCGGCAGCCAGGATGCGCTGCTTGACGGTGGTTGGCCGGTCGGCGCTGCGCACAATGCCTTTCGCCGACAAGTTTTTATCTTCCAACAAGCCTAGCAATTGGTCGCCGCCGGCATCCTCACCTACCACCGCGCACAGCAAGGGCGTCGCGCCAAGGGCCTGCACATTCAGCGCCACATTGGCCGCGCCGCCGAGACGCTGCTCGGTGCGGCTCACGTGCACGATAGGCACTGGCGCCTCGGGCGAAATGCGGCCAGCCTTGCCCCAAACGTAGGCATCCAGCATCACATCGCCCACAATGAGCACCGTGAGGCGGTTGAAGGCAGCAAATAATTCGGGCAGCGAAGTAGGCGGTACGGTGGGGGGCATTTTGACGACTTT
The window above is part of the Hymenobacter radiodurans genome. Proteins encoded here:
- a CDS encoding FAD-dependent monooxygenase, with translation MKFIIAGAGIGGLATALALRQQNHDVQVVEAATELREIGAGVVLGANAMQALDRLGVHDAVRAAGFPITRISLLDRHGRILNDIDTTPFTRRLGYENLAIHRADLQRILLANLPPDVVQLGKSLERFEEKDNHVTAYFTDGEHLEAQALIGADGIRSRVRRQLLPFSQPRYAGYTCWRGVIEAQSLNLPAGRSTETWGGNGRFGVVPLGNGQVYWFACINSAQAQNPQYRAFQLADLQRHFADYHSPIPELLALTTNEQVIWGDIIDLKPLGRFNFGRVLLLGDAAHATTPNMGQGAGQAVEDAAVLASCLVQANGIESAFQAFDTQRRPRTTRIVNQSWQLGKVAQMEQPWLVGLRNAVMRRVPATVNNHQMAFLYETDI
- a CDS encoding endonuclease/exonuclease/phosphatase family protein; protein product: MPDLDAPLWILLAHGLVLLLSVAALVGTLLPLLRAEAWWIRVFDFPRLQIVGLALLTLAGGLVLEWHKLPDYWGIGLLLALAAAVVYQLVRIVPYTPLASKQVGDSTELDNDGRHLSLAVMNVLQFNKKGKEALAELERIDPDIIMAVETDKWWLEQLRPLEKTHPYTCHEPLDNTYGLLFFSRLPVRDCHIKYLLDDDVPSLHTHVQLPDGKTWIRLYGLHPKPPAPQEAKTSTKRDAELLLVGKEIEKKDEPTVVFGDMNDVAWSHTSELFRRISGLMDPRVGRGLLPTFHADYSLLRWPLDHVFVSPDFKVDDIQRLNYVGSDHFPIYIKLSYEPHDKHIQKENAEQADAEDHEEAAEKIKDGFQEEREEELEEAAGADQKKELTT
- the purE gene encoding 5-(carboxyamino)imidazole ribonucleotide mutase, with amino-acid sequence MSTNAPATPSPVEETRDTPIVGIIMGSQSDIKVMMAAAELLRQFNIPHEFTLVSAHRTPHRLIEYAESARKRGLRVIIAGGGGAAHLPGMVASFTTIPVIGVPINSTTSIRGLDSTLSMLQMPTGVPVATVAIDGATNAAILATQILGLSNARLVDALEKYRTSLKDKVMRTIDELRKGGFNEE
- a CDS encoding MarC family protein — encoded protein: MEILLATFTTLFSVVNPFGAMPVFLTLTEEDSPQERRQIGLRACLYMIAVLTVSFFAGQYVLNFFGINIHHLRIAGGILLMRSAFDLLTPGGNRDRVSPAALEESMHKNDISFTPLAMPMLSGPGSIAVCISLFTERLSYFDMGLIFVGFVLVALAAYIILMSSLRLTRFLGRPGMAALARIMGFITLAIGVNFMATAIKALFQE
- the hemE gene encoding uroporphyrinogen decarboxylase, whose translation is MIKNDLILRAARGEQTERTPVWLMRQAGRILPEYRALRARLSGFKELVETPDLAAEVTIQPVDALDVDAAIIFSDILVVPDAMGLTYEMVEARGPLFPETVRSAADIQKLRIADPEEHLGYVLEAIRVTKRALNGRVPLIGFAGAPWTILAYMVEGHGSKTFSKARRMLYAEPALAHQLLEKITATTIAYLQAQVQAGANLIQVFDSWAGILPPSHYREFSTRYIAQICEALPDVPVTVFAKGAFFALEDFAQLDCQTIGLDWNQDPRAARAIIGDNYTLQGNLDPCALYGSPEQVQAATIEMLRQFGPQRHIANLGHGVYPDTDPANVRVFIQTVKEFSALAREGTI
- a CDS encoding bifunctional heptose 7-phosphate kinase/heptose 1-phosphate adenyltransferase — its product is MPPTVPPTSLPELFAAFNRLTVLIVGDVMLDAYVWGKAGRISPEAPVPIVHVSRTEQRLGGAANVALNVQALGATPLLCAVVGEDAGGDQLLGLLEDKNLSAKGIVRSADRPTTVKQRILAAGQHLLRIDSEVETDLNATEAADLIARYEALLPQADVVVFEDYDKGVLNESLIQHFIAQARQRNIPTVVDPKRKNFLAYRYCTLFKPNLKELREGLKLDFNDTDADRPQFEAAVQRLRELLTPAIILVTLSERGVFSDAPATGRNYIPAHLRAISDVSGAGDTVISIAALCVALGLEAPVLAALANLGGGLVCEQVGVVPIEKDRLLEEAQEAGLLSVIVPTEGSVSI